catcggagaaccttgcaggtaccccccccatcttgctcttcaagccagatattgtgccttgacgattctcctgatcaggtacgatcagtggcgccgtctgtgggaaccttgctcccccctctttaacaaagatcaaagcataacCTTTCACCATCGTCATGGCCAACAACAACATACCCAGTCATGATCCCTTCGTCCTGGAACAACTGATTGAAGATTTCAGCCGCGAAGTGACGAATCGCCGTCGGCAGGAACGTGCTCTTGCCGGACAGAGAAGACCGAGGCATGAGACCTCGCAGCCCCAGAGGCAACAGATCCAGCACATTCAACATGTGCACGGCCTTCAACAAGTCCAGAATGTCGAACAAACCCATCCTGAAGGACAAgttcagaacggggaagacggGCAGACCCGGCCCCAGACTGAACCAGAGCAGCTCCAAGTGGTGAATGAAACTGATACCCGAGACGGGCAACCCGCTTCCTCGTTCACCCATACCTCTGGCAGACGAAGAAGCCGTAGCCCAGACGAGGAGGAACAAATCAACATTCCCGAGGGCGCTGATCCAACCGCCATCCTCCTACTCAAGGAGCTGCAGAAAACCAACCGCCTCATCCGCCTACAGGGCGACCGCATCCACGAcctggaaaggaagcgacgataTCGCTCCCCCCAACGGAGACGCCATCGGTCACGTTCCTATTCCTCTTCGCGGTCTCCTCCGAGGAGAAATCGCAAGCGCAATCCATCTAGGTCTCGCTCCCCCTCGAGAAGAAACCGGCGCCAGCGGTCTTATTCCCTCTCTCCACCTCGAAAGACTCGGAAGAATCATAAACCTGAAACCACTGAAGCCAAGAGTCTCTCACCAGAGCAGGAGCACCGAGGCCCCTCCAAAGCCGCGCAGAAAGTCCGCGAGCACTCTCCAAAAGACAACCGCAAAATCTCAGGCAAGACACGCACTAAATCCCAGCGGGGCAGACATTCAAACTCCCCCGAGCCTAGCGACGAAGAAGATTTCCGCAGTCCCTTGTCCGAGCAAATCCGGCGTGTTCGTCTTCcccgggggatggaaaaaccaccagcCTTGGACCACTATGACGGGACCACCGACCCCGATGACCACATAAGAAGCATCGAAGCTGTCATGGACTACCACGTGGTACGAGgatccatcaaatgccgcatctttccgaccacgctaaggaaaggcgcgatgaactggtacaggaatctgccccctaactccatccactcctggactgAACTGAAGGATCTTTTCCTAAGCCACTTCACCGCGTCTCGTCGGCAACCGAAATCAGAAGCAAATCTTGAAGCGGTAATCCAAGGTACCAACGAATCTTTGAgagactacctcgacaggttcaacaaagaagctgtCCAAGTGCAGACCGaggactacatgaagaggtacctactcgaacgagggctcctccccggaagcgacttcaaaaaggccatcaagattgaggaagtccactccatgaacgccctccttcgcaaGGCTCAGGCCTTCATCGCATATGAGGAAGCAGAGGCTGCTGCCACGAGAGCTTCGCGGGGCAGCGACGCCGCTCGCAGTTCAAACTATGAGCCCTCAACTTCGAGGCGCGGGCACGAGAAAAGGAAAGACGACAGGTCTCTCGACATCAAAGAACGCCGGGGACCATCTGGTCGCTTCAATGACTACACCCCTCTGAACACCTCGCGAGAGAGGATCCTGGCCGAATGCCAGAACACCGACTTCAAGAAATCAAACATCAGGCCTCCAAAGTCGAACCCCGCAAGGCCGGGAACCGACAAATCGAAGTATTGCAAATACCATAGAAGTCACGGCCATCTGACCGAAGAATGCATCCATCTCAAAGATGcaattgaaacactgatcaaggagggccgcctttcaaaatacacacagaaaggggaaccttcccgAAGGGACGACCACAGAAACTATGACGAGGGGAATTCACCGGACAACAGACCCTTGCAAATAGCCCTGTCCGTCACCCGACCTGAAGACTTCATACCATCGGTCGGGGTGTCTGCCACACTCAGCAAATGGGAAGAATTTCCATTCgccatggtcgtctccaacgACGGAGATCCGGGCT
Above is a window of Vicia villosa cultivar HV-30 ecotype Madison, WI unplaced genomic scaffold, Vvil1.0 ctg.000790F_1_1, whole genome shotgun sequence DNA encoding:
- the LOC131631207 gene encoding uncharacterized protein LOC131631207; translated protein: MANNNIPSHDPFVLEQLIEDFSREVTNRRRQERALAGQRRPRHETSQPQRQQIQHIQHVHGLQQVQNVEQTHPEGQVQNGEDGQTRPQTEPEQLQVVNETDTRDGQPASSFTHTSGRRRSRSPDEEEQINIPEGADPTAILLLKELQKTNRLIRLQGDRIHDLERKRRYRSPQRRRHRSRSYSSSRSPPRRNRKRNPSRSRSPSRRNRRQRSYSLSPPRKTRKNHKPETTEAKSLSPEQEHRGPSKAAQKVREHSPKDNRKISGKTRTKSQRGRHSNSPEPSDEEDFRSPLSEQIRRVRLPRGMEKPPALDHYDGTTDPDDHIRSIEAVMDYHVDLFLSHFTASRRQPKSEANLEAVIQGTNESLRDYLDRFNKEAVQVQTEDYMKRLRPSSHMRKQRLLPRELRGAATPLAVQTMSPQLRGAGTRKGKTTGLSTSKNAGDHLVASMTTPL